The DNA window TCAGATGTCGCCATTCCCATAAGGGACCATAAGGGCTTGCCCTTTTGTGGTCTGTCGACCAAGGGCAAGCCCGAGTTATTAGCTGCATTCTATTAATCGCAGTCTGCTGCTCAGATCGCGTAGGCAGCAAGTGTTGCCGCGTGAAGCCTTCCATACCGCTGCCGTGCGTTAGGCAGTAGGTCACCGCCTTTCACAGCTGCCTGTTGCTAGACGAGTCTCCGCGGTGCCAAAACTTAGATTGCACGTTTTTGGTGCGATTGCGATTTGATGCGATGATTAGCTTGTCATCGCGATCAACACCTTCCCACAGGTTTACGGGGCGGCGAATTTCTTCCGGGCTCTCCGGAGGATCGCGGTGACACGTGCCGCCGCCCCACTTCTTGGATCGCAAACATGCAGCCGCCTACCACAAACCATCAAACTCGTCACGACCAACCAGAACTCGATGATGCAGAAGAGCCCGATACTCACGGAAACTTCAATGCCCACCCTGATTGTCAATCGCTGCCCAAGATCAGCCTAAGTGATTCCGGCAATGTGGTTAACTCGATCGACGAGCGAGGCCCGTTGCGCCCGATTCTGCTTGACACTGAGGGGCAGCTGGTCGGCGGACGGTGCCGCCGCAAAGCGTGCCACGTCGATCCGCAATTGCCCACCCACTCCGATCCGAGCAGCTGGTGGTTTGGCTCAATGGGCGACGCAAACCATGAGATGGCGGAAAGACGAGCTGCAGCTGAGGTGGTCGCCATGCGATGGATCCAAATCGAACAAGACAGGCAACGGCCAGCCGAAAACACGTCTTTGGCTTCATCACTAACTACATGATAATTCTGCCGAACCTTACTCAGGACGGGCGCTGGGCAATTGCGTACTGCCCAAGAGCACTTCATCCATCAATCACTTTGCCTCAGCCGATCCACCAGGAACAAAACAAATGAGTTACAGCGATCAATCGACTGTTAGCATCTTTGACACCCCCGACTTCCAACTGGGACAACAAAAA is part of the Novipirellula artificiosorum genome and encodes:
- a CDS encoding ParB N-terminal domain-containing protein, which produces MQPPTTNHQTRHDQPELDDAEEPDTHGNFNAHPDCQSLPKISLSDSGNVVNSIDERGPLRPILLDTEGQLVGGRCRRKACHVDPQLPTHSDPSSWWFGSMGDANHEMAERRAAAEVVAMRWIQIEQDRQRPAENTSLASSLTT